One Aphidius gifuensis isolate YNYX2018 linkage group LG5, ASM1490517v1, whole genome shotgun sequence genomic region harbors:
- the LOC122856485 gene encoding uncharacterized protein LOC122856485, whose amino-acid sequence MKNKNICDDSSSCSDYSKVLSPFVLNNSPHQCQGYLRNCWKVSINDICLSENQSNRRYQAFKNDDGQSIGSWTNKSNYEAEKCDICACYCDNEFNINSINKFSLQEVRAKHDQGVVTGIKFDIDGDTIVLKIRVGIFINGTVDANQQSWDSNYVSTFNPGTLPPYSLNSTDQQYSSHKNNHPYKTVRLDYNWRNMYLDNLVAPPGKLIQGVKFIECSDGISIGILATSINEENLQLIPDTAEWWSISNCFLASISKPRMALINKKNSYVTFEISDWQLDASQTIIPFIDAQPVITSPSVPLSGITIHYKTQDKSGGFIGLQIQPFNPSYFMDEDILSNNIDK is encoded by the exons atgaaaaataaaaatatatgtgacgATAGTTCGTCATGCAGTGATTATTCAAAAGTATTGTCACCGTTTGTACTTAATAATTCTCCACATCAATGTCAAGGATACTTGAGAAATTGCTGGAAGGtttcaataaatgatatttgttTATCG gaaaatcaatcaaatagaAGATATCAagcttttaaaaatgatgatggacAAAGCATTGGCTCATGGACAAATAAAT CAAATTATGAAGCAGAAAAATGTGATATTTGTGCTTGTTATTGtgataatgaatttaacatcaattcaattaataaatttagtcTACAAGAAGTACGAGCAAAACATGATCAAGG AGTTGTTACaggaataaaatttgatattgatgGTGACACAATTGTCTTAAAAATACGAgttggtatttttataaatggaaCTGTTGATGCTAATCAACAAAGTTGGGATTCAAATTATGTATCAACATTTAATCCAGGTACTTTACCACCATACTCATTAAATTCAACTGATCAACAATATTCTTCTCACAAAAATAATCATCCTTACAAAACAGTAAGACTAGATTACAATTGGAGAAATATGTATCTTGATAATTTAGTAGCACCACCaggaaaattaattcaag gagttaaatttattgaatgttCTGATGGAATTTCGATTGGAATACTAGCAACAAGTattaatgaagaaaatttaCAACTTATTCCTGATACTGCTGAATGGTGGTCtatttcaaattgttttttagcATCCATTTCTAAACCaag aaTGGCTCTGA taaacaaaaaaaattcatacgtAACATTTGAAATATCTGATTGGCAATTGGATGCTAGTCAAACAATTATTCCATTTATTGATGCTCAACCAGTAATAACAAGTCCATCAGTACCACTTTCTGGAATTACAATTCATTACAAAACACAGGATAAATCTGGTGGTTTTATTGGACTACAAATACAACCATTTAATCCTTCTTATTTTATGGATGAAGATATTTTaagcaataatattgataa GTAA
- the LOC122857885 gene encoding sodium-independent sulfate anion transporter-like — MIPQSIAYASLAGLTPQYGLYSSFVGGFIYVFFGTIKEVSIGATSLMSLVTAEYTHDMPIDYVVLLSFMAGCVELLMGLLNLGFLVDFISLPVTSSFTSATSIIIVLSQLPGLLGLRIRSERILEIIYKTFKQKSNIRYNDTILGIMCIIFLLLFRKLKDIDCTRIKQINLKFGLLMEKIFWFLSVSRNALIVFITSYLTFIQQHDNGELIFLTAGNVKQGLPKITLPPFTTSIGNVTYNFQDMCTNLGSGIIMIPLIAVLTNVAIAKAFVTDRPVEATQEMLTLGVCNIAGSFVSSMPTCGAFTRSAVSSASGIQTPMAGIYSGVLTLLALSFLTPYFGFIPRATLSAVLMTAVIFLIDLKIIKILWKGNKKDFFVAGMTFFICIIYNVETGLLCGTATNALFLLYLSARPNVEVHLRQTILGHKYVLVKPEVGLFYPAVSFLTAKITRISQREAECVYPVVVDFERFQGIDYTATKGIERLVLAFEGKSQKLIFLQVNQYVAKSISNFGLMKNVKFIDNEDRLLEILQDESVETNYIIPTLKELAEKSDSADKNFRELNKESLQLPEQQALLKNKNDKK, encoded by the exons ATGATACCACAAAGTATTGCATATGCATCACTTGCTGGTTTAACACCACAG tATGGACTTTATTCTTCATTTGTTGGtggttttatttatgttttttttggaACAATTAAAGAGGTGTCAATTGGTGCAACATCATTAATGTCACTTGTAACTGCTGAATACACTCATGACATGCCAATTGATTATGTTGTACTATTAAGTTTCATGGCTGGTTGTGTTGAACTTCTCATGGGTTTATTAAACCTTg gttttttagttgattttaTATCACTACCAGTTACATCAAGCTTCACATCAGCGAcatcaataatcattgtatTGTCACAGCTACCAGGACTTCTTGGTCTTCGTATAAGATCTGAAAgaatattagaaataatttataaaacatttaaacaaaaatctaACATAAGATACAATGATACTATTCTTGGTATAatgtgtataatatttttactattatttaga AAATTAAAAGACATTGACTGTACTCGTATTaaacagataaatttaaaatttggatTATTGATGGAAAagattttttggtttttatcTGTATCAAGAAATGCATTGATTGTATTTATAACAtcatatttaacatttatacaaCAACATGATAATggtgaattaatatttttaacagcTGGTAATGTTAAACAGGGTTTACCAAAAATAACATTACCACCATTTACAACATCTATTGGAAATGTaacatataattttcaagatatGTGTACAAATTTAGGAAGTGGAATAATTATGATACCACTTATTGCTGTTCTTACAAATGTTGCTATTGCAAAAGCATTTG ttACAGATAGACCAGTTGAAGCAACACAAGAAATGTTAACACTTGGTGTTTGTAATATTGCTGGAAGTTTTGTATCATCAATGCCAACATGTGGTGCATTTACAAGAAGTGCTGTATCAAGTGCAAGTGGTATACAAACACCAATGGCTGGTATTTATTCTGGTGTATTAACACTACTTGCATTGAGTTTTTTAACACCATATTTTGGCTTTATACCAAGAGCAACTCTATCTGCTGTACTTATGACtgctgttatatttttaattgatttaaaaattattaaaattttatggaaAGGAAATA aGAAAGACTTTTTTGTTGCTGGtatgactttttttatttgtattatttacaatGTTGAAACTGGTTTACTTTGTGGAACAGCAACAAAtgcattgtttttattatatttatcagcaAGACCAAATGTTGAAGTTCATTTGCGACAg aCAATTTTGGGACACAAGTATGTGTTGGTGAAACCAGAGGTAGGATTATTTTATCCAGCTGTATCATTTTTAACAGCTAAAATAACAAGAATATCACAACGTGAAGCTGAATGTGTGTATccagttgttgttgattttgaaaGATTTCAGGGTATAGATTATACAGCAACAAAAGGAATCGAAAGATTGGTGCTTGCATTTGAAGGAAAATcacagaaattaatttttctacaagTCAATCAGTATGTTGCTAAATCAATAAGTAATTTTggtttaatgaaaaatgttaaatttattgacaatgaAGATAGACTATTAGAAATTCTTCAAGATGAATCTGTCGAAACAAATTACATTATTCCAACGTTGAAAGAACTTGCTGAAAAATCAGATTCagcagataaaaattttagagaattaaataaagaatctTTACAATTACCAGAACAACAAgcactattaaaaaataaaaatgataaaaaataa
- the LOC122857890 gene encoding uncharacterized protein LOC122857890 isoform X3: MIRFISFEERKRDAINRMEDDDELGTKVELYIYDLTKGAATLMAPILIGRHLDGIWHTSIVAYGREYFYGPTGVQSIRPGGTPLGEPLKIETLGQTFLPYSVFLEYINGLGTSKFAPGSYHLLRLNCNCFSDEVSNFLVGSGIPKYILDLPEEILNTKIGQALAPLIETLASHSSAGFTVGHRFVEPRIQRELSPDYQLLNTEIEEARLNSIALEERRNVLNEKLAKKERKKKKKKKDKKDKKIEQQSGSESNSTGPSNYETMAESEVVEIQSSNGGDIGAEMMPSERVLQMEAEERREVEEKKRQRDPPIVFKDDINLTKEFESLGNILDGKLNDTELTNLDELRQYVIENEGSWALGDNFLNFIGRILYDKTLQSEARVKLLNILGYAALKDDVILLLHQDRREHILMNYAFDIDRHPIEEQLPLAQFMANMFENLSSSEWLLYISEWQYNNQGISNIRVTTKVSVHTLLSESSALQERGAAIIHNLACKEVFDDVAVELTMAILQYFNGSPSEEQLYACMKSLARFTQISGQEVPQLIQMIGPEPKKFRGISQRIDEMVDLVSKKLR, from the exons atgattagatttatttcttttgaagAACGTAAACGTGAT gCAATCAACAGGATGGAAGACGACGATGAATTGGGAACAAAAGTTGaactttatatttatgatttgaCAAAAGGAGCAGCAACCTTGATGGCACCAATTTTAatag gaaGACATTTGGATGGTATATGGCATACATCAATTGTTGCATATGGCAGAGAATATTTCTACGGACCAACCGGTGTACAAAGTATTAGACCa ggTGGAACTCCATTGGGTGAaccattaaaaattgaaacattgGGTCAAACATTTCTTCCATACTCGGTATTTCTCGAGTACATCAACGGACTTGGTACATCAAAATTTGC ACCGGGTTCGTATCATCTGTTACGTTTAAATTGCAACTGTTTTTCTGACGAAGTTAGTAATTTTCTTGTTGGCAGTGGTATTCCAAAATACATACTTGATTTACCAGAAGAAATTCTTAATAC aAAAATTGGACAAGCATTAGCACCACTTATTGAAACACTTGCTAGTCATTCAAGTGCTGGTTTTACTGTTGGTCATAGATTTGTTGAACCACGTATACAAAGAGAATTATCACCagattatcaattattaaatactgaAATTGAAGAAGCaagattaaattcaattgcaTTAGAAGAAAGACGTAAtgtattgaatgaaaaattagctaaaaaagaaagaaaaaaaaagaaaaaaaagaaagataaaaaagataaaaaaattgaacaacaaAGTGGTAGTGAAAGTAATAGTACTGGACCAAGTAATTACGAAACAATGGCAGAAAGTGAAG ttgtaGAAATTCAATCATCAAATGGTGGTGATATTGGTGCTGAAATGATGCCATCAGAACGTGTACTACAAATGGAAGCTGAAGAAAGACGtgaagttgaagaaaaaaaacgtcaACGTGATCCACCAATTGTATTTAaagatgatattaatttaacaaaagaatTTGAATCACTTGGTAATATACTTGatggtaaattaaatgatactGAATTAACAAATCTTGATGAGCTACGTCAGTATGTCATTGAAAATGAAGGATCATGGGCACTTGgtgataattttctaaattttattg gtAGAATATTGTATGACAAAACATTACAAAGTGAAGCAagagttaaattattaaatatacttgGTTATGCTGCATTGAAAGATGATGTTATATTATTGCTACATCAAGATCGACGTGAACATATTCTTATGAATTATGCATTTGATATTGATCGTCATCCAATTGAAGAACAACTTCCACTTGCACAATTT ATGGCAAatatgtttgaaaatttaagtAGCTCTGAATGGTTACTTTATATATCTGAATGgcaatataataatcaagGTATAAGCAATATAAGAGTCACAACAAAAGTATCAGTACACACATTGCTATCAGAATCATCTGCTCTTCAAGAAAGAGGTGCAGCTATTATTCACAACCTTGCTTGCAAGGAG gtatttgatgatgttgctgttgaaTTAACAATGGCAATATTACAATACTTCAATGGAAGCCCATCAGAAGAACAACTTTATGCTTGTATGAAATCACTTGCACGTTTTACACAAATAAGTGGACAAGAAGTGCCACAATTGATCCAAATGATTGGACCAGAGCCCAAAAAATTCCGTGGTATTTCACAAAGGATCGATGAAATGGTTGATCTTGTCAGCAAAAAACttcgttaa
- the LOC122857890 gene encoding uncharacterized protein LOC122857890 isoform X2: MIRFISFEERKRDAINRMEDDDELGTKVELYIYDLTKGAATLMAPILIGRHLDGIWHTSIVAYGREYFYGPTGVQSIRPGGTPLGEPLKIETLGQTFLPYSVFLEYINGLGTSKFAPGSYHLLRLNCNCFSDEVSNFLVGSGIPKYILDLPEEILNTKIGQALAPLIETLASHSSAGFTVGHRFVEPRIQRELSPDYQLLNTEIEEARLNSIALEERRNVLNEKLAKKERKKKKKKKDKKDKKIEQQSGSESNSTGPSNYETMAESEVVEIQSSNGGDIGAEMMPSERVLQMEAEERREVEEKKRQRDPPIVFKDDINLTKEFESLGNILDGKLNDTELTNLDELRQYVIENEGSWALGDNFLNFIGRILYDKTLQSEARVKLLNILGYAALKDDVILLLHQDRREHILMNYAFDIDRHPIEEQLPLAQFMANMFENLSSSEWLLYISEWQYNNQGISNIRVTTKVSVHTLLSESSALQERGAAIIHNLACKEVKTVVFDDVAVELTMAILQYFNGSPSEEQLYACMKSLARFTQISGQEVPQLIQMIGPEPKKFRGISQRIDEMVDLVSKKLR, from the exons atgattagatttatttcttttgaagAACGTAAACGTGAT gCAATCAACAGGATGGAAGACGACGATGAATTGGGAACAAAAGTTGaactttatatttatgatttgaCAAAAGGAGCAGCAACCTTGATGGCACCAATTTTAatag gaaGACATTTGGATGGTATATGGCATACATCAATTGTTGCATATGGCAGAGAATATTTCTACGGACCAACCGGTGTACAAAGTATTAGACCa ggTGGAACTCCATTGGGTGAaccattaaaaattgaaacattgGGTCAAACATTTCTTCCATACTCGGTATTTCTCGAGTACATCAACGGACTTGGTACATCAAAATTTGC ACCGGGTTCGTATCATCTGTTACGTTTAAATTGCAACTGTTTTTCTGACGAAGTTAGTAATTTTCTTGTTGGCAGTGGTATTCCAAAATACATACTTGATTTACCAGAAGAAATTCTTAATAC aAAAATTGGACAAGCATTAGCACCACTTATTGAAACACTTGCTAGTCATTCAAGTGCTGGTTTTACTGTTGGTCATAGATTTGTTGAACCACGTATACAAAGAGAATTATCACCagattatcaattattaaatactgaAATTGAAGAAGCaagattaaattcaattgcaTTAGAAGAAAGACGTAAtgtattgaatgaaaaattagctaaaaaagaaagaaaaaaaaagaaaaaaaagaaagataaaaaagataaaaaaattgaacaacaaAGTGGTAGTGAAAGTAATAGTACTGGACCAAGTAATTACGAAACAATGGCAGAAAGTGAAG ttgtaGAAATTCAATCATCAAATGGTGGTGATATTGGTGCTGAAATGATGCCATCAGAACGTGTACTACAAATGGAAGCTGAAGAAAGACGtgaagttgaagaaaaaaaacgtcaACGTGATCCACCAATTGTATTTAaagatgatattaatttaacaaaagaatTTGAATCACTTGGTAATATACTTGatggtaaattaaatgatactGAATTAACAAATCTTGATGAGCTACGTCAGTATGTCATTGAAAATGAAGGATCATGGGCACTTGgtgataattttctaaattttattg gtAGAATATTGTATGACAAAACATTACAAAGTGAAGCAagagttaaattattaaatatacttgGTTATGCTGCATTGAAAGATGATGTTATATTATTGCTACATCAAGATCGACGTGAACATATTCTTATGAATTATGCATTTGATATTGATCGTCATCCAATTGAAGAACAACTTCCACTTGCACAATTT ATGGCAAatatgtttgaaaatttaagtAGCTCTGAATGGTTACTTTATATATCTGAATGgcaatataataatcaagGTATAAGCAATATAAGAGTCACAACAAAAGTATCAGTACACACATTGCTATCAGAATCATCTGCTCTTCAAGAAAGAGGTGCAGCTATTATTCACAACCTTGCTTGCAAGGAGGTAAAAACTGTG gtatttgatgatgttgctgttgaaTTAACAATGGCAATATTACAATACTTCAATGGAAGCCCATCAGAAGAACAACTTTATGCTTGTATGAAATCACTTGCACGTTTTACACAAATAAGTGGACAAGAAGTGCCACAATTGATCCAAATGATTGGACCAGAGCCCAAAAAATTCCGTGGTATTTCACAAAGGATCGATGAAATGGTTGATCTTGTCAGCAAAAAACttcgttaa
- the LOC122857890 gene encoding uncharacterized protein LOC122857890 isoform X1 encodes MIRFISFEERKRDAINRMEDDDELGTKVELYIYDLTKGAATLMAPILIGRHLDGIWHTSIVAYGREYFYGPTGVQSIRPGGTPLGEPLKIETLGQTFLPYSVFLEYINGLGTSKFAPGSYHLLRLNCNCFSDEVSNFLVGSGIPKYILDLPEEILNTKIGQALAPLIETLASHSSAGFTVGHRFVEPRIQRELSPDYQLLNTEIEEARLNSIALEERRNVLNEKLAKKERKKKKKKKDKKDKKIEQQSGSESNSTGPSNYETMAESEVVEIQSSNGGDIGAEMMPSERVLQMEAEERREVEEKKRQRDPPIVFKDDINLTKEFESLGNILDGKLNDTELTNLDELRQYVIENEGSWALGDNFLNFIGRILYDKTLQSEARVKLLNILGYAALKDDVILLLHQDRREHILMNYAFDIDRHPIEEQLPLAQFMANMFENLSSSEWLLYISEWQYNNQGISNIRVTTKVSVHTLLSESSALQERGAAIIHNLACKEKMNKNKKLRQLLPNGSISKVFDDVAVELTMAILQYFNGSPSEEQLYACMKSLARFTQISGQEVPQLIQMIGPEPKKFRGISQRIDEMVDLVSKKLR; translated from the exons atgattagatttatttcttttgaagAACGTAAACGTGAT gCAATCAACAGGATGGAAGACGACGATGAATTGGGAACAAAAGTTGaactttatatttatgatttgaCAAAAGGAGCAGCAACCTTGATGGCACCAATTTTAatag gaaGACATTTGGATGGTATATGGCATACATCAATTGTTGCATATGGCAGAGAATATTTCTACGGACCAACCGGTGTACAAAGTATTAGACCa ggTGGAACTCCATTGGGTGAaccattaaaaattgaaacattgGGTCAAACATTTCTTCCATACTCGGTATTTCTCGAGTACATCAACGGACTTGGTACATCAAAATTTGC ACCGGGTTCGTATCATCTGTTACGTTTAAATTGCAACTGTTTTTCTGACGAAGTTAGTAATTTTCTTGTTGGCAGTGGTATTCCAAAATACATACTTGATTTACCAGAAGAAATTCTTAATAC aAAAATTGGACAAGCATTAGCACCACTTATTGAAACACTTGCTAGTCATTCAAGTGCTGGTTTTACTGTTGGTCATAGATTTGTTGAACCACGTATACAAAGAGAATTATCACCagattatcaattattaaatactgaAATTGAAGAAGCaagattaaattcaattgcaTTAGAAGAAAGACGTAAtgtattgaatgaaaaattagctaaaaaagaaagaaaaaaaaagaaaaaaaagaaagataaaaaagataaaaaaattgaacaacaaAGTGGTAGTGAAAGTAATAGTACTGGACCAAGTAATTACGAAACAATGGCAGAAAGTGAAG ttgtaGAAATTCAATCATCAAATGGTGGTGATATTGGTGCTGAAATGATGCCATCAGAACGTGTACTACAAATGGAAGCTGAAGAAAGACGtgaagttgaagaaaaaaaacgtcaACGTGATCCACCAATTGTATTTAaagatgatattaatttaacaaaagaatTTGAATCACTTGGTAATATACTTGatggtaaattaaatgatactGAATTAACAAATCTTGATGAGCTACGTCAGTATGTCATTGAAAATGAAGGATCATGGGCACTTGgtgataattttctaaattttattg gtAGAATATTGTATGACAAAACATTACAAAGTGAAGCAagagttaaattattaaatatacttgGTTATGCTGCATTGAAAGATGATGTTATATTATTGCTACATCAAGATCGACGTGAACATATTCTTATGAATTATGCATTTGATATTGATCGTCATCCAATTGAAGAACAACTTCCACTTGCACAATTT ATGGCAAatatgtttgaaaatttaagtAGCTCTGAATGGTTACTTTATATATCTGAATGgcaatataataatcaagGTATAAGCAATATAAGAGTCACAACAAAAGTATCAGTACACACATTGCTATCAGAATCATCTGCTCTTCAAGAAAGAGGTGCAGCTATTATTCACAACCTTGCTTGCAAGGAG aaaatgaacaaaaacaaaaaactccGGCAACTATTACCAAATGGCAGCATTTCTAAG gtatttgatgatgttgctgttgaaTTAACAATGGCAATATTACAATACTTCAATGGAAGCCCATCAGAAGAACAACTTTATGCTTGTATGAAATCACTTGCACGTTTTACACAAATAAGTGGACAAGAAGTGCCACAATTGATCCAAATGATTGGACCAGAGCCCAAAAAATTCCGTGGTATTTCACAAAGGATCGATGAAATGGTTGATCTTGTCAGCAAAAAACttcgttaa